The Novipirellula artificiosorum genome includes a window with the following:
- a CDS encoding A24 family peptidase: protein MTRRRRPIPWALLLLATISLLCLAYIFGLAWLQAKHWPMVTPADLYMTRLVDVTIFLWLFWVGSSIGSFLNVVAWRMPRGESVNGRSYCPRCKHQLKARDNFPVFGWLALRGRCRTCRLPISPRYPIVEAAVGISLTLVGLAEIYRLGLPFQSSHGHGGPLWTPLVSTTTLAVLFYHTLAISFSWAMGLIRMDRQQLPRKLAITSLAVLTIGMLAYPAVMIVPWQTRVPEFWRGDGLRVDALMRILTAFAAATFYARALGKGLCRDADLKLDPLGQSTARLFDLIAILSVPAIIVGWQAVAGVLIVASVLSILLRPILTLPTDMLGRFAVAIPIALSLHLAFWRQLDGLWFWPSCDSSPGVILVAGAIVLVSPVWLREPVANERGGAVFNPDGEGEVDKRTPSSDPEGNSQNHSSEKTIPKN, encoded by the coding sequence GTGACGCGTAGGCGACGACCGATCCCATGGGCATTGCTGCTGTTGGCGACGATTTCGTTGCTATGCCTGGCCTACATCTTTGGGCTCGCTTGGTTGCAAGCAAAACACTGGCCGATGGTCACTCCTGCCGATTTGTACATGACGCGGCTGGTCGATGTCACGATCTTCTTATGGTTGTTTTGGGTCGGATCATCGATTGGCAGTTTCTTGAACGTGGTAGCTTGGCGGATGCCCCGTGGCGAGAGCGTCAATGGCCGCTCGTACTGTCCGCGATGCAAGCATCAACTGAAAGCTCGCGATAATTTCCCCGTTTTTGGCTGGCTGGCCCTACGTGGTCGATGTCGAACGTGCCGGTTGCCAATCTCACCGCGTTACCCGATTGTGGAAGCAGCCGTCGGCATCTCGCTGACGTTGGTGGGTCTTGCTGAGATTTATCGACTGGGTCTTCCCTTCCAGTCCAGCCATGGGCATGGTGGCCCTCTCTGGACACCCTTGGTGAGCACCACCACGTTGGCGGTCCTGTTCTATCACACCCTCGCAATTTCGTTTTCCTGGGCGATGGGCTTGATTCGAATGGACCGACAACAGCTACCGCGCAAGTTGGCGATCACGTCGCTGGCGGTTCTCACGATCGGCATGCTTGCCTACCCCGCCGTGATGATCGTGCCCTGGCAAACGCGGGTGCCGGAATTCTGGCGTGGCGACGGTTTACGCGTCGATGCGCTGATGCGGATCTTGACGGCATTTGCTGCCGCGACGTTTTACGCACGAGCCCTTGGAAAAGGACTTTGCCGTGACGCTGATCTGAAACTTGACCCGCTCGGCCAATCGACCGCTCGGCTTTTTGATTTGATTGCCATTCTTTCGGTACCCGCGATCATCGTCGGCTGGCAAGCGGTCGCGGGCGTCTTGATCGTTGCCTCGGTTCTTTCCATTCTGCTTCGTCCGATCTTGACGCTACCCACCGACATGCTGGGCCGTTTTGCGGTCGCGATACCGATCGCGTTGTCGCTGCATCTCGCGTTTTGGCGACAGCTCGACGGCCTCTGGTTCTGGCCGAGTTGTGATAGCTCGCCAGGGGTCATCTTGGTTGCCGGTGCTATCGTGCTCGTGAGCCCTGTCTGGCTGCGAGAGCCAGTTGCCAACGAACGAGGCGGTGCTGTCTTCAATCCGGATGGCGAGGGCGAAGTTGACAAAAGAACGCCTTCTTCTGATCCGGAAGGGAATAGCCAAAACCACAGCTCTGAAAAAACAATTCCGAAGAACTGA
- a CDS encoding GNAT family N-acetyltransferase gives MTEDSFTPSHPLPDGLTIRQALPSDADAIHALLRPYVAERSLLSRTEAEVIELTRHGFMAVRQEADKERCLGFAAVEIYSAKLAELVSLAVHHDHRNVGVGKALVEHCVQRARDLGVMEVMAISSSELFFQSCGFGYSLPDQKKAFFCQLRPRHPD, from the coding sequence GTGACAGAGGATTCTTTCACGCCGTCGCATCCGCTGCCAGACGGGCTCACCATTCGCCAAGCGTTGCCCAGTGATGCCGATGCGATCCATGCATTGCTACGTCCCTACGTGGCCGAACGGTCGTTGTTGTCGCGAACCGAAGCAGAGGTGATTGAATTGACGCGGCACGGTTTTATGGCCGTCAGGCAAGAAGCGGACAAGGAACGCTGTCTTGGCTTCGCCGCCGTCGAAATCTACAGCGCGAAACTTGCCGAATTGGTCTCGTTGGCTGTGCATCACGATCACCGCAACGTCGGCGTTGGCAAAGCGTTGGTGGAACACTGCGTCCAGCGTGCCCGCGACCTCGGGGTCATGGAGGTGATGGCAATCAGTTCTTCGGAATTGTTTTTTCAGAGCTGTGGTTTTGGCTATTCCCTTCCGGATCAGAAGAAGGCGTTCTTTTGTCAACTTCGCCCTCGCCATCCGGATTGA
- the aroE gene encoding shikimate dehydrogenase, protein MICVSLGRARHTRMIAEHKYLVEQGAELVELRLDFIGRAVNLKRLIENRPGPVVVTCRRREDGGRWMKSEQERMMLLRSAIAAGVEYVDIEADVASQIPRYGNTKRVISYHKFSDTPDEIEQIADAMAEEDADIVKLATMATTFSDNLRMLNMVKNARRPTIGICMGEIGMVTRILGERVGSPFTYATYSVDKKLAPGQLNWKEMMELYRYKEINQDTELFGVIADPVANSHAHLVQNTAFYEQGLNARYLPFRVPRDDLHKFMQAARELGISGVSVDTPHMENVVDYCTQAESSASGIGAVNTLIFQGKDNLGYNTDYRAAMDCISETFNLKKGIEKPMQGVAVMILGAGGVARAVAWGLRQRGADVTIASRTMEKSQLLASEIGCRCVEWAERHDPKVNLLVNATPMGMHPDVDRSPFDAAQLNQFMVVFDAVYNPESTLLIKYARKQGCRIITGVDMFVRRLAYQYKLFTGRDAPTRLMRKTIKEATSPVRLN, encoded by the coding sequence ATGATCTGTGTTAGCCTTGGCCGCGCTCGTCATACCCGGATGATCGCCGAACATAAATACCTTGTCGAACAGGGGGCCGAACTCGTCGAGTTGAGGCTCGATTTTATCGGCCGCGCGGTCAATTTGAAGCGATTGATCGAGAATCGTCCCGGGCCCGTCGTGGTCACTTGTCGACGCCGCGAAGACGGCGGCCGATGGATGAAGAGCGAACAGGAACGGATGATGCTGCTGCGCAGCGCGATCGCCGCCGGTGTCGAATACGTCGATATCGAAGCCGATGTGGCCTCTCAAATCCCACGCTATGGCAACACCAAACGGGTCATCAGTTACCACAAATTTTCGGACACGCCCGACGAAATCGAACAGATTGCGGATGCGATGGCCGAAGAGGACGCCGACATTGTCAAGCTTGCGACGATGGCGACAACGTTCTCGGACAACCTCCGTATGCTGAACATGGTCAAAAACGCTCGTCGCCCGACGATCGGCATTTGTATGGGCGAGATCGGGATGGTGACGCGAATTCTAGGCGAACGGGTTGGATCGCCGTTCACCTACGCGACCTACTCCGTCGACAAGAAATTGGCGCCTGGCCAGTTGAACTGGAAAGAGATGATGGAGCTGTATCGCTACAAGGAAATCAACCAAGACACCGAGTTGTTTGGTGTGATCGCAGACCCCGTTGCGAACAGCCACGCCCATTTGGTGCAGAACACCGCGTTCTACGAACAAGGCTTGAATGCCCGTTACTTGCCATTTCGTGTGCCGCGAGATGATTTACACAAATTCATGCAGGCCGCTCGCGAGCTTGGCATCAGCGGAGTCAGCGTTGACACGCCCCACATGGAAAACGTTGTGGACTACTGCACCCAAGCGGAATCGAGTGCGAGCGGGATCGGGGCCGTCAACACGCTGATCTTCCAGGGCAAGGACAATCTCGGTTACAACACCGACTACCGAGCTGCAATGGACTGTATTTCGGAGACGTTCAATTTGAAGAAGGGTATCGAAAAGCCCATGCAGGGGGTCGCGGTGATGATTCTCGGTGCCGGTGGGGTTGCGCGAGCCGTGGCTTGGGGACTTCGCCAACGCGGTGCGGATGTGACCATTGCGTCACGCACGATGGAAAAATCACAACTACTCGCATCGGAGATTGGCTGCCGCTGTGTTGAATGGGCTGAACGGCATGACCCCAAGGTGAACCTTTTGGTTAACGCAACGCCGATGGGCATGCACCCCGACGTGGATCGATCCCCGTTTGATGCCGCCCAGCTCAACCAATTCATGGTGGTGTTCGATGCCGTTTATAATCCGGAGAGCACCTTGCTGATCAAATACGCGCGGAAGCAGGGATGTCGCATCATCACCGGTGTCGATATGTTTGTCCGCCGATTGGCCTATCAATACAAATTATTTACCGGTCGCGACGCACCTACCCGCTTGATGCGAAAGACCATCAAAGAAGCGACCAGTCCCGTGCGATTGAACTAG
- a CDS encoding outer membrane protein assembly factor BamB family protein — translation MLLFDHTLVPSTAVAAEESETPSPQADWALPRFDPQSTGATPQNVASNLAVKWEFQADEAIEATPIVVGKLVFVADVMGKLYAIDRKTGQQAWSHDFETGFLAAPAVAGSRLVIGDVDGNVYAIDSESGKVLWQQTTEGEISGSAAFFEENVLVTSQDGNLYCFRAADGSPQWTYQTDDQVRCSPTIAGNRTFLGGCDGQLHVVDLRSGQSAGDPVSLGGPTGSTPAVAGEMAFLPIMDGAVLALNWKLGTELWRYVDEDRPQEYRGSAAIGGETLVVASQNKQVDAISVKTGQRKWRYTLKRRADASPVLSADDVWIASTDGRLIRLSLETGKERWSYEIRGAFIAPPAIAGGELFIADDNGVVRCFGP, via the coding sequence GTGTTGTTGTTTGACCACACCCTCGTGCCGTCGACCGCCGTCGCTGCGGAGGAATCCGAAACGCCCTCGCCTCAAGCGGATTGGGCGTTGCCACGGTTCGATCCCCAATCGACGGGGGCAACACCCCAAAACGTCGCATCCAATTTGGCTGTCAAATGGGAGTTCCAAGCGGATGAGGCCATTGAAGCGACCCCCATTGTGGTGGGCAAGCTTGTTTTTGTCGCGGATGTGATGGGCAAGCTCTACGCAATCGACCGCAAAACGGGCCAGCAAGCGTGGAGCCACGATTTTGAGACCGGTTTTCTGGCCGCTCCCGCCGTCGCGGGGTCCCGATTGGTGATCGGAGACGTCGATGGCAACGTGTACGCCATCGATTCGGAGTCCGGAAAGGTGCTTTGGCAGCAAACGACCGAGGGTGAGATTAGTGGCTCAGCGGCATTTTTCGAGGAAAATGTGCTGGTGACCAGCCAAGATGGCAACCTGTATTGTTTCCGAGCCGCCGATGGGTCGCCGCAGTGGACCTACCAGACCGACGACCAGGTCCGCTGCAGCCCGACGATTGCTGGTAATCGAACCTTCCTCGGAGGTTGTGATGGTCAATTGCACGTGGTCGATCTGAGGTCGGGCCAATCAGCGGGCGATCCCGTCTCACTCGGAGGGCCGACCGGCAGCACACCCGCCGTGGCGGGCGAAATGGCCTTCCTACCCATCATGGACGGCGCCGTGCTGGCATTGAATTGGAAATTGGGAACCGAATTGTGGCGATACGTGGACGAAGATCGCCCCCAAGAGTACCGTGGCAGCGCCGCGATCGGTGGCGAGACCTTGGTCGTCGCCAGCCAGAATAAGCAGGTGGACGCGATCTCGGTGAAGACCGGGCAACGCAAATGGCGTTACACTTTGAAGCGACGAGCCGATGCCTCGCCCGTTCTTTCCGCAGACGATGTTTGGATCGCTTCGACCGATGGCCGGCTGATTCGGTTGTCGCTTGAAACCGGAAAGGAGCGATGGAGCTACGAGATCCGTGGTGCCTTCATCGCGCCGCCCGCGATCGCGGGTGGCGAATTGTTCATCGCCGACGATAATGGTGTGGTCCGCTGTTTCGGTCCCTAA
- a CDS encoding coproporphyrinogen-III oxidase family protein, which translates to MSSAASDKKTNVGSYFISNYPPYSQWTRDELPAVREALQSAPKENTPLGLYLHIPFCRKRCKFCYFKVFTDVNSAEVQRYVDALCSEISMVSRLAVMGERPFRFVYFGGGTPSFLSPKQLTKLADRLREHITWDGAEEVTFECEPGTLSETKVKTLRHELGVTRISLGIENFSDQLLEENGRAHLSKQVFAAWEWIAAADFPNVNIDLISGMVGETWDNWKENVRRTLELSPESVTIYQMELPFNTVYSKDMLGNQVESPVADWDTKRAWVDYAFSEMIRAGYSVSSAYTVVKDPNKVNFSYRDNLWQGADLLATGIASFGHANGVHYQNVAELEAYLSTIESGELPLGRGFVPTQHQQLVREMILLLKRGHLAIDYFQNKFGVNILDHWRSQWNGYVDEGLVLIDGDTIQLTRDGLLRADGMLPAFFEPEHQGVRYT; encoded by the coding sequence ATGTCATCGGCCGCAAGCGATAAAAAGACGAACGTCGGCAGCTACTTCATTTCGAATTACCCACCCTACAGCCAATGGACTCGCGACGAGTTGCCCGCTGTGCGTGAAGCACTTCAAAGTGCTCCCAAAGAGAACACGCCCCTTGGGCTTTATCTGCACATTCCGTTTTGCCGCAAACGATGCAAGTTTTGCTATTTCAAAGTGTTCACGGATGTGAATTCGGCAGAAGTGCAACGCTATGTCGATGCGTTGTGCAGCGAAATTTCGATGGTCAGCCGCCTTGCGGTGATGGGAGAACGCCCCTTTCGATTTGTCTACTTTGGAGGAGGGACCCCCAGTTTCTTGTCGCCAAAGCAATTGACCAAATTGGCCGATCGGTTGCGAGAACACATCACCTGGGACGGAGCGGAGGAAGTGACGTTCGAGTGTGAGCCTGGAACACTCAGCGAAACCAAGGTCAAGACGCTCCGTCATGAACTCGGCGTCACGCGGATCAGCTTAGGCATCGAAAACTTCTCCGATCAATTGCTCGAAGAAAACGGGCGAGCTCACTTAAGCAAACAAGTGTTTGCCGCCTGGGAATGGATCGCAGCCGCGGATTTCCCAAACGTGAACATCGACTTGATCTCGGGGATGGTTGGCGAAACGTGGGACAATTGGAAAGAGAACGTGCGCCGCACGCTCGAATTGTCGCCCGAAAGTGTCACGATCTACCAAATGGAGTTGCCATTCAACACCGTCTACAGCAAAGACATGCTGGGGAACCAAGTCGAAAGCCCCGTGGCCGATTGGGACACCAAACGGGCTTGGGTCGATTACGCGTTCAGCGAAATGATCCGTGCCGGTTACAGCGTCAGCAGCGCCTACACGGTGGTCAAGGATCCCAACAAAGTCAATTTTTCGTACCGCGATAATCTTTGGCAGGGAGCCGATCTCTTGGCAACCGGGATCGCCAGCTTCGGTCACGCTAACGGCGTGCATTATCAAAACGTCGCTGAACTCGAAGCTTATTTGTCGACCATTGAATCGGGGGAATTGCCCCTAGGACGCGGGTTCGTGCCAACGCAGCATCAACAACTGGTACGGGAGATGATCTTGCTGCTCAAACGCGGGCATCTCGCAATCGACTATTTTCAAAACAAGTTCGGCGTCAACATTCTCGATCATTGGCGCAGCCAATGGAACGGCTACGTTGATGAGGGCCTCGTCTTGATCGATGGCGATACGATTCAATTGACCCGTGATGGACTCCTTCGCGCCGACGGCATGCTACCCGCATTCTTCGAACCGGAACATCAAGGGGTTCGCTACACGTGA
- a CDS encoding glycine cleavage system protein H, translated as MSANGANLGDQDCETFSFAMGEHLAVFPLDCHYATNHMWAMQRDAGRWRFGLTAYAVRLLQDVYFLDWVIEPPAAVKPHMSIGSIESKKAESGLYSPIAGELAAINDDVLMDPSLINAEPYGQGWLIEIESTSTDSLLNPTAYQQHLTDAWQVAQRTIKGQANL; from the coding sequence GTGAGTGCCAACGGCGCCAACTTGGGGGACCAGGATTGCGAAACCTTCTCGTTTGCAATGGGAGAGCACTTGGCGGTCTTTCCCCTCGATTGTCATTACGCGACCAACCACATGTGGGCGATGCAGCGGGACGCCGGCCGTTGGCGATTCGGGTTGACGGCCTATGCCGTACGACTGCTTCAGGATGTCTACTTCCTGGACTGGGTGATTGAACCTCCGGCAGCTGTCAAACCCCACATGTCGATCGGATCGATCGAGAGCAAGAAGGCCGAGAGCGGCCTGTATTCGCCGATCGCCGGCGAGCTTGCCGCGATCAATGACGACGTTTTGATGGATCCATCGCTCATCAATGCCGAGCCATACGGGCAAGGCTGGCTGATTGAAATCGAGTCCACGTCGACCGATTCTCTGCTCAACCCGACCGCTTATCAGCAGCATTTGACCGACGCTTGGCAGGTGGCACAACGAACCATTAAGGGACAGGCAAACTTGTGA
- a CDS encoding 6-phosphofructokinase, whose amino-acid sequence MKSIGILTSGGDCPGLNAAIRGVGKAAIEEFEMSVIGFRDGFRGLTQDRILRVGGEQLAGILTDGGTILGTSRDKPHKMPIGDRTEDMTAAAVDTYKKHALDALVCIGGGGTQKNAMRMAEAGLNVITLPKTIDNDIFGTDTSFGFDTALQIATEAIDRLHSTATSHHRIIVVETMGHRAGWLALGAGIAGGADAILIPEIPYSVEAVAAAIRERARRGRRFSIVAVAEGAMTDKEAKTIEKLALQKKDADSKKERKEASAQLAEFHENHVGNTLKLTKQLEELTGIESRLTILGHLQRGGTPSAADRILATRLGTACAELLHNGTFGVMVAARGDGSEAVSLSEIAGQKKLVTEDHPWVRTAELTGVCLGRS is encoded by the coding sequence ATGAAATCCATCGGAATACTGACGAGCGGCGGCGATTGCCCCGGACTGAATGCGGCCATTCGTGGCGTTGGCAAGGCTGCGATCGAAGAATTCGAGATGTCCGTAATCGGCTTTCGTGACGGTTTTCGCGGCTTGACGCAAGACCGTATCTTGCGAGTCGGTGGCGAACAATTAGCGGGGATTTTGACCGACGGAGGCACCATCCTTGGCACCAGTCGCGACAAACCGCACAAAATGCCGATTGGGGATCGCACCGAGGACATGACCGCGGCGGCGGTCGACACCTACAAGAAACATGCTCTCGATGCATTGGTTTGCATCGGAGGTGGTGGGACTCAAAAGAACGCGATGCGAATGGCCGAAGCAGGGCTCAACGTCATCACGCTACCGAAAACAATCGACAATGATATTTTTGGAACCGATACCTCCTTCGGTTTTGACACGGCGCTGCAGATCGCGACCGAAGCGATTGACCGCTTGCATTCCACCGCAACGAGCCATCACCGGATCATTGTGGTGGAAACCATGGGGCATCGGGCGGGTTGGTTAGCGCTCGGAGCGGGAATTGCTGGTGGTGCGGATGCGATTTTGATTCCCGAAATTCCCTATTCCGTCGAAGCGGTGGCAGCTGCCATTCGTGAACGAGCTCGTCGAGGCCGGCGGTTCAGCATTGTTGCCGTCGCGGAAGGTGCAATGACCGACAAGGAAGCGAAAACGATCGAGAAATTGGCTTTGCAAAAAAAGGATGCGGATTCGAAAAAAGAACGCAAGGAAGCATCGGCTCAGCTTGCCGAGTTCCACGAAAACCACGTTGGCAATACGCTGAAGCTGACGAAGCAGCTTGAAGAGTTGACCGGCATCGAATCGCGATTGACAATCCTCGGCCATTTGCAGCGTGGTGGTACTCCTTCGGCCGCGGACCGCATCTTGGCGACTCGGTTAGGGACGGCCTGTGCGGAGCTACTCCACAATGGAACGTTCGGAGTGATGGTCGCAGCCCGAGGGGATGGCAGCGAAGCCGTTTCCCTTTCCGAAATTGCTGGCCAAAAGAAACTCGTTACGGAGGATCACCCCTGGGTTCGAACCGCAGAGTTAACCGGAGTTTGTTTGGGCAGGTCTTGA